The DNA sequence CCCGCCGCACCATGAGGCCTTCCGCAAGGACATCTCGGAGGAAGACCTCGTTCATGTCATAAGTGGCCTCCGTCTCACCGGCGAGACCGCAGACGAAGTTGAGGCCGGGAAGGAGCTCCGGCACCCCGTTCCGTCTGCCGCTCCCCACCGTATTGACAATTCGGATGGCCTCCATCACGTCATCCGGCAGCGCCTTGAGGTTGTTTGCCCGCACCACCGCAGGGTCTGCCGTCTCCATCCCGAAGGCGGCAACATCCCCTGGCGTGTGCCACCGGACGATGGACTCGAGGGATTCGCGGGCAGCCTCCGGGTGGCGCGCAATCGTGCCGGGGTTGACATTGTCGATGTGCAGGGTCCGGAGGAGGGGGGCCGCCGTTCGGACGCCTTCGAAGAGCCGTTCGAGTGCCTCCGGGTCGGGCCGGGGAAACTCCCCTCCCCCCGTCGCGCCGTAGGCGAGGAGGTCGGGCTGGCGACCGAGGCGGAAATGAACCGCTCCTGCCGATGCGAGGGCCGCCACTTCCGCCAGGATGCCCGGCATCTCCCGCCGGCGTGGCAGTCCATAGAAGGGTTCGGTGCAGAACGAGCACCCCCCGGTGACGGCACGCGAACAGCCGCGTGCGGTCTCCAGCTCGCACATAACGCGGGGAAAGGATGGATGGTCGGTTATTACGGGTGCCCCGGCAACCGCCCATCGATCGATATCAGCGTAGGAGAGCGTCCCCTCTGGTTCACCGCCGGAAAGAAGGGCGTCGAGTGCTGCAGGAACTTCGCCGCTGAGAATATGACGGAATCCCGATATCGCGTGACGGACCGCCGCCTCTCCTCCTCCGGCGGAGCTCCCGAAGATGACCGGCCCGCCGAGTGCGGTCAGTGGATGCCGGAGGGCAGCCCCGATTTGCCGGATCTCGGTCAGGGATGCCGGGGTGCCGCCGAGATACTTCCCGGGCACCGTTACGCCCGCGATCATGACCACGACATCTGCACGGTCGCATTCCTGTAACAGGGCGGCATCCTGCCGTATCTGGTCGATGGTGGCATACCGTACACGGTAGCCGTGTGAAGAGAGGACCCCGGCACAGTAGCGGATGTACGGTGCAATGTAGGGCGGCACGCCAAAACATGCGGGCTCGTCCACATATCCATCGATGATCCATGCATCAGAGGTCATAGCCGATGAGGGAGAGGAGGGCCCGCGCCCAGAGAAGTTTACCGCGCTTCATGGGAGGAACCGACATGTCATCGAGATCGAACCCAAGGATGACGACCTTGTCCGCCCCGAGGGCGTCGGCTGCAAAGACCGCACGGTCCCCGTCGGTAAACCCCCCCCAGTTGTGCACATGGCCGAACGGACGTGTCTGGCAGGTCAGGACCAGCGGCCCTTCGAACATCGGGACCCACCGCCGGACGAGGGGGATGTTGTCGCCATGGGCGTGAACCACCATCACCGTTCCCTCGCGGTTCATCGCAACGAAGCTCTCCTCGGCGCCGTCGAGGTCGGTGAAGACCGCGTCCGGACGGATGCCCGCACGCCAGAGGAGATCGGCCGCGGCATCGGCGGCAAAGACGGTTTCTTCGCAGCAGGGAAGGTCGTCCTTCAGGCACGGTGCATTCCCGCAGACGGTAACCGTCCGCCCGGCACAGAGTTCTTCCAGACGTGCGACATCGTCTTGCGCCGTGAGCACGGCAGCAATCTCCGCAGCCTCCTCGTCACCTTCCCGGTCAAACCCGAAGGTATCAAGGATGCGGAGATAGTGAGGTTCCCAGTCCTCAAATCTCATTCGCTGATTCCTCTTCATCTATACCGACAATATGCATGAATTTCCTGAGAATCGGATCAATGATGAGTTCCAGCAGTTCGTCTTTGTTGCGGGCGAGCGTGAAGACAGAGAGGGGGATTGTTGCGGCGCCCATTGCGGAGTGCCCCCCCGCTTCGCCGATTCCCTCGAACGCCTCCTCCATCGCCTGCCCGATATTGAGCCGGATATCCTTGTTCCGGGCGGAGAATGCGATCACATTGTCGGTGATGCCATAGACAAGCGAGGTGTTGACCCCTTCCAGCTGGATAAGGAGGTCCGCCGCCTGCGGGATGGCATCCCGGTTTCTGACGTACCCGACGCTGGAGAAGAGATAGCCCGAGAGAAGCCGGCGGTTTTTAATGGCATTGCCGAGCACCTCGAGCGTCTCCTGCGAAACCGACTGCGATGTGATCTTTTCCAGCAGTTCGGATTCCGTCAGCGGAAGGAGAAACGCGGCTAGGGTGAGATCCTGCGGGGTGGTATTGCGCCGGAAACAGCGCGTGTCGGCCATAATGCCATAAAAAAGAGCGGTTGCGATGTTGGAGTCCACGGGGACATCGAGTTCCCGCAGGTACTGGGTCATGAGACTTGCGGTCGCACCCATGTCAGGCCGTTTATCGACAAAATCCGCAGCATTTTTCGCAAGATCGCCATTCGGGTGATGATCAATGATGATATTGACGTGGGACTCCTTTGGAAGCGCGTTGTTCACGCCGGGGGCCGGGGAATCGACGATCGCAAGGTAATCGCAGTCCCTGAGTATGTCCGGAGTAATGCGCTCCATCCTGATGTCGAGGAGATTGACAAAGGCACGGTTTTCCTGGTGACCAATCTTACCGTCATAGAGAATCCGGCATTCCAGTACACCCTTACTCGCCGCTTTTCCGAGAGCGCACAGCGCCATCGCGCTGGAGATCGTATCCGGGTCAGGGTTGGTATGCGTGACGATTCCCATCGTACCCCGCCAGCTGGAGAGCAGGTCATTCAACCTGCGTGCCTGACGGGAGGACTGCAGTTTGCGTGCGTGGTGAACCGCCTTCTTCGCAAACACTTCCTGTGGGTGGAGTACTTCATCTGCTCCAACTGCGGAGAGCAGGTCAACGGTCCCCGAATCGACGGCTCTGACGATGACGTACGCGGATGGAAATGTACTCTTGATGGTCCTGACTGCCGCAAGATTGCCTTTTTCATCACTTGCGAGGACAAAGACCACACGCGGTACCGGGACTTCCCTGAGCATGTCCGGGTCTCCGATATCGCGAACGAGCGCCTCATATTTCTGATCCCTGAGATCCTGCACCTTGTGCTCGTCCCTATCTATGATGACGATGTCGGCAGTCTCTTTGAGGAGCTCGTAGAGAACATTGTATCCGATACTTCCGCATCCGAGTATCAGGTATTCGGTGGTTGCCGTCGTTTGAGATCCTTGCGGATTCGTCTCAGGCATGGTAAGGTAAGTTTCTGTTGTTCAGGGATAATTAAGGATCTCCGAAAAGTATATGACCAATTACCTACCACGTAGTTAGGTCAAACGAGTGGGCCTGTAGCTTAGTCAGGAAGAGCGACGGACTCTTAATCCGTCGGCCAGGGGTTCAAATCCCTTCAGGCCCGTTTACATCTTTTTATGCGGATTTTAAGCAGATATTGAGGATTTTAATTTTTGTATTCCCACCGCAGGGGAGAGAAAGGGGCGGCAGATGTCCGGGGAGGAAAGCCCCGGTGCCCACCATGAAAAAGTTATTTCCCGATTTTCAGGAGCATTTCTTCGAGACTGGGGTACCTCGATTCGATGCGTTTGACCGTCCCTCCCGCGCCTGCTATGAGGGCGGTGGCGGCATTGAGGGCGGACATATCCGCGGCCTCGGTGACGTACTCCCCCGCGTCACGGGAGACCGCAAGTGCTTCCGGCAGAACTGATGCGTCGGGGACGGTGAACCGGATGTGGTAGCTGAACGTGCCGAACTTCGACCGGAGTTCGTCCATCGTCCCGAAGGCAATCTCCCGACCCTTCCGGAGAATGAGAATCCGGTCGCAGATCTCCTCGACCTGCAGGAGGTTGTGGGCGGAGAGGAGGATCGTCCTTTCTTCCTCGTCCCGGAGTCGTGCCAGATACTCGATGATGTAGCGAGAGGTCATCGGGTCAAGCCCGGAGGTGGGTTCGTCATAGATGAGGAGCGACGGATCGTGGATGAGTGAGCGCGCAATTGCCACCTTGCGCCGCATCCCCTTGGAGAGTTCGCCGATCTTCTTCCCGCCATGATCCAGCTGGAGTGAGCTCAGGAGGCGCTCCCCCCGATCGGCGATCGTTGCGCGGTCGAGATGGTAGAGTTCGCCGAAGAACGAGAGATAGGAATCGACGGTCATCGTGTCATAGAGGCGGGACTCTTCGGGGAGGTACCCCAGGGTCCTCCTCAGACTGACGGGATCGCGTACGACGTCGATACCATTTATGACAAGGGTTCCGGCGGTCGGCTGCATGAGCCCCGCCATGATCTTCAGGAGGGTCGTCTTCCCCGCTCCGTTATGCCCGATAATCCCGAATATGCCGGGTTCATCCGTCTCAAAACTGACGCCGTCGAGCGCCCGGAATCCGTCATAGTCCTTGATGAGCCCTTCCGCACGTATCATCCAATCAGGCAGAGGTTTGTATTCATCATTATAAATCTTAATGTATCATTACCTGCCACCTCTGATTACGTGAGGGGGGCGGCGGCGAGAGACATCCTTTCCATCGGCAGATGGGAAGTGCGGCGTACGGCGACATCGATGTCACGCGAGGTGGTACCGGTAGCCATCCTCCTCTTTGTCCTTTTGATCTTTGCCACCGGATATGTCCAGCAGACCGGTATGCATCTGCAGGACGGGATGTTTACGGCGGGAACCGACTCCCCCGAGGTGGCCTCCCTCCTCTCATCCGATCCCCGCTTCGTGGCCTTCCTCTCTTCCGACGAGACCCTCCTGCAGGCGGCAGACCCCGATCTGCTGTTCACCCGCGGAGCCCTCTCGGTGGCGGAGACGGACAAGGGTTCGGCAGCGGCAAATGCCATACAGACCGACTATGTCTCCTACCTCACCGCTGTCTATAACCGCGAGGGGGACCTGTTCGCTGCCTATCCCCTCTGGATCGATCTGCAATACGTCGAAAGCGAACTCGACTTTACGGCTACCCAGTCGGGGCAGCAGATCGGCAGCCTCCGGCGCATGGGTGCGAGTCTCATCCCGGACCGGCCGGTGGTGGAACTCCCCACCCCTTCGCCCGAACTTGGTGCATCAAAAGAAGAACTCCGGGCGGCACTTGTTGCGTCCGAGGGTGATGAGAGTGCGGTCGCCCGGTATACCGACACCCTTTCCTCCGGACCGGACCTCGGGGACTATGCAACTCCCTCCCAGATCACCCCCTCCCTTCCCTTCGACGCAATCGTTCTCATATTCGTCTTCATCTTCCCCCTGTACTTCACCTCGCAATTTTTCATGATGAGTATCATGAACGAGCGAATCGACCGAAGAGGTGAGATCCTCCTTTCGACTCCTGCCCGGCCATGGGTGGTCATCGCCGGAAAGATGCTCCCTTATCTCGTGCTGATGGTGGCGGTCACGGCCATCCTCACCATCCATACCGGGGCGACATTTGCCGTCATCGTCGCCCTCGTCCCCGTCATCTTCTTCTTCCTCGCGGGTGCCCTCCTCATCGGAATGACATCGCGCAGCTTCAAGGAGCTCTCCTTCATCTCGATATTCTTCTCGACGATTGCCACCTCCTATCTCTTCTTCCCGAGCATCTTTGCCCATATCCACGTCATCTCCCTCATATCCCCCCTCACCCTCGTCATCTACGATCTGGAGGGTGGGGGATTCACTCTCGGCGACTACTTCTACTCCACCTTCCTCTTCTGGGCAACGAGCGCCATCATATTCGCGATCTGCATTGTAAATTTCCGTGAGGAACGCCTCTTCAGCCTTCACCCGCTGAGAATGAAGATGAGGGAATACGTAGCGGCACTCATTCCGGCCTCGCATCCCTTCGCGGCACTATTCGGGCTGACCATCTGTACCATCCCCTTCGTGCTCATGGCCCAGATGATGGGGCTTGTCGTTCTCTTCAATCTCCCATTGCCGCTCTCCCTCGTGCTGCTGGTCGTTATCGCGGCATTCATCGAGGAATGGGCAAAGTCAGTGGGCATCTTTGCCGTGTACAGCCGGCGGCCGTCATTCCTGACATGGAAAAACCTCATTCTCTGCTGTCTTGCGGTGATGGCGGGATTTTTCATTGGGGAAAAACTGCTCCTCTTTGCAACCCTTGCCCAGATCTCCGAATCACTCTTCGGAGCGGCACTCTTCTCGAGTCTTCACGTTCTCTGGCTCCCCCTTACTCTCCACTTTACGGGAGCATTTGTCGTGACCGCCATCCTGAAGGTCGCCGGACCGCGGTCGTACCCTGTGGCTCTTCTGGGCGGGACAGCCGTGCACAGCATCTATAACCTCTTCATCCTCACCGGGGGGATCTGACCATGGGATGGCACCATGTGGGAACGATCGCAAAAAAAGAGATCCGCTCGCTCGGAACGGAGAAGACGATCGTCTTTGCCATTCTTCTCCAGATTTTCATCGCCATGTTCTCCTCGTTTTTACTGGTGGGTCTGGCGGCGATGTATGACCCCGATGCACTCGCGGAGTACTCGACGACCCGTGACCCCATCGCCTACACGGGGACCGCTTCGCCGCTTCTCAATCAACTGAAGGAGGAAGGGGACTTCAGGGTCTACGAGATGGATTTTTCCACCGCCATCGCAGCCCTCGAGGAACGGAAGATCTCCGCAGTGGTATGGGTCCCCGATACGGCGCCCGATGCCGAACAGCCGATCAAGATCACCCTCTATACCATTCAAAACGATATCCGGTCATCCGTCGTCAATACAAAACTCAAGGATGTCTTTCTCGCATATGAGGCAGACCTGAGGGAAGTCCGGGGGGACCGGCTGACCGCACCACCGGTCGATCTCGGTCTTCCGAACGAAGCCCCGCGGACGAACTTCTTCGAGTTTGTCTATGGCCTTCTCATCCCCCTCCTGATCTTCATGCCCGCCATCATCTCCGCCGCCCTTATCATCGACTTCATCACCGAGGAATTCCAGCACAATACCATCGAGACCCTGATCTCCACCCCCGCATCCTTTTCCGACATGGTCTGGGGAAAGGTGCTTGCCTGCTTCGTGATTGTGCCCGTACAGTCAGGAGCATGGCTTATCCTTCTTATGGCAAATGGCATTGCAATCCAGGGAACGATGCCCATTCTCCTGCATGTCAGTGCCGGCGCCCTCGGCATGATCCTCCTCTCCGCATTTTGTGCCCTCCATTACCGGGAGCGGACGAATGCCCAGTTCATCTTCTCGACGGCACTTGTGGTCGTCATCATGGCGGCCCTTGCCCTCCCCGGCAATCCCGCCAACCTCATCGTCCGCCTCTCGGTCGGTGCCGCGGGCCCTGCCCACTGGCTCGTCCTCGGGGGAATGGCCGTCCTGCTCATCATGGCGATCGCCGTCCTCGACAGGTATGCCCGGAAGGTCGGGAGGGATTATACCGGCGGTCGGTGAATGCAAATCCCCGGAGACTCACAAACGCTTTTATACTATTCTGCGGCAGGGAGGACTGATCAGCATGAAAACGTATGCATGGTTCCTGATAGCCCTCCTTCTTTGTGCTGCCGCCCTTGTTTCGCCGTCCATGGCACAGGGGGCTTCACAGCCGATCCAGGGATACGCCTGGTATGACATCTACACGAACGTGGATGTGGCGAGCATCTACTTCGACGGGATCTACCAGGGACAGACAGCAAACGGGTACCTCTCGGTGGAGGTTCCCGTCCCCTCATCCTACAGCACGGTGACCGCCCGGCGCGGCGGATACAACAGTGCCTCAGCCTCCCTCCCCTATCCGGTGATGGACAAACGGTATTCGGTCAGCCTTACTCTCTCCCCGCTCGTCCCCTCATACGGGTGGCTCAATGTCAATTCCGTCCCGTCAGGGGCATCGGTATATGTCGACAGCAGCTACCGGGGGCGTACACCCCAGACGATACAGCTCAACCATGACTCCTATTACCTGAGCGTCGAAAAGGACGGTTATTATTCGTACCAGACGACGGTCTATGTCTACGCAGGCCAGACCACCTATGTGAGCCCCACCCTCAGTGAAAAACCGGTCTACGGGACACTCTCGGTGACCACCTCTCCCTCCGGTGCCTATGTCTACGTGGACGGAACCTACAAGGGGGTCACCCCGGCGATGGTCGGCGGTCTCACCGAGGGGTCGCATTTCATTGAGCTGACAAAATCGGGGTACCAGGACTGGACGGGGACGGCCAGAATCTATGCGAAACAGACGACCTATATGAGCCAGGTACTCACACCTGTCAGTGCTCCGACGACCGGAGCCATCGCGGTGACATCCAACCCCTCCTATGCATCGGTCTATCTCGACGGGGGATACCAGGGGCAGACCGAACCGGGCTCCCCGTTCATCATCAGCGGGGTTTCCCCGGGGACCCGCACGGTGATGGTCCGGCTGACAGGATACGAGGACTCGATGAGCCAGGTGACGGTGAACTCGGGACAGACCACCACCGTGGAGGCACAACTCGTGCCTGCCACGACCGGGGACGGCACACTTTCCATCTCCTCCTCGCCGACGGGGGCGGACGTCTATATCGACAATGCCAAACGCGGCATCGCCCCGGTGACGATCGACGGGATGGCACCAGGGACCTATGCCATCAGCCTCCGGCTTCCGGGATACAGTGACTGGTCAGGAGAGGCTGTCGTGAATGCCGGAGCAACCTCATATGTGTCGGGGACCCTTTCACCCCTTCCGGCAGAGACCCCTGCATCAACCCTCATGGCAGCATTCGCTCTTGCCCTCCTCGGGGGATCTTCATCTGTGCCCGCCGTCGGAATTCCTGAACCTTTTTTTTTCTTTGCCATTTCAAGAATCCTTATCATCCCCGGATATTAATCGGGAATTATTTCGTCAGCCTTAATCGACCGATTCTGGCCAGAATGGAAGAATGATAAATTTTTCAGCAATTATTTATATGCACAGCAATAATTCCACTATGATTCATATGAACTACAGTATTCCTGCAGCTGCAATGGCTCTGCTTCTCCTCTGTGCGGCAGTGCCTTCGGCAATGTGCGCCGGTACCATCGGCGGAGATGAAGGATGGTATGACATCCATACAAACGTGGACGGCGCTGCCATCTATTTCGACGGCGAATACAAGGGCGAAACTACCGGCGGCATTCTGAGTGTTGCCGTCTACTCGACGGCGACGCCGTACAGCACCGTTACCGCCTCCAAGAACGGCTACAGTTCTGCATCCGCAAATCTTCCCACCATGCCCGGCGCGGGTGAACACCAGTCGGTCTACCTGACCCTGAACCCCATCCAGCCAACGACCGGCGCCATCAGGATCAGTTCCTCCCCGAGCGGTGCCGACGTCTACATCGACGGCGTCTACAAGGGTACGACCACCGAGACGGTGAGCGGCCTTTCGGCAGGCAGCCACGACCTGCGCCTGAAGTACCCCGGCTACAATGACTACTACGACACCATCACCATCACCGCTGGACAGACGGTGACCACCCAGGCGGTCCTCAAGGCACAGGCGACCTACGGCACCATCTCGGTGACCACCACACCTTCCAATGCGCAGGTGTATATCGACGGTGACTACAAGGGCACCTCTCCCCGGACCGTCGGCGGCCTCTCCCAGGGCGCTCACATCCTCGAGATCACGATGCCCGGATACGAGGAGTGGTCCAACCAATTCAATATCCACTCCAATCAGGTCACCTACGTGACCGCGACCCTGAAGGCGATCCCCAACCCTACGACAGGAACGGTCTCGATCACCTCCAACCCGGCTTATGCGTCGGTCTACCTTGACGGCGTCTACCATGGACAGACCGAACCCGGCACACCGCTCGTCATCAACGGCGTCACCGCAGGCACCCACACGGTGAAGGTGACCCTTGCCGGCTATCAGGACTCCGTCACCTCGGTGACCGTCAACTCCGGACAGACCTCGACGGTGACCGCAAACCTGCAGGGCGGTGCGACCGGCAACGGCGCCATCGATGTCACCTCGTCTCCCACCGGTGCAACGGTGTACCTTAACAACGTCAACAAGGGCATAACCCCGGTCACCCTTACGGACCTTACTCCCGGCAGCTACACGGTGACCCTCAAGCTCTCCGGGTATACCGATTATTCCAGCACGGTCGAAGTGAATTCCGGTGCGACGTCCTATGTCTCGGCAAGCCTCTCCCCCACGAGCACTCCGACCCAGTCCCCGGTTCCGGTCTTCGGCCTTCTGGCCGGTCTCGGCATCGCAGGGCTCCTCGCTGCATCTCGCCGCAGGGACTAAAACCACCAATCATTTTTACATAAATTTCTCCAGCCGGATACCCCCGTGACTTTGAGGGCGAACCGGTCAGGGTGGATGTTCCCGTTCCCGATGGATCGCTTATATGCCTCTGCCATCACAACAATAGAGTATATGAGAGTCACCGTCATCTCGCCGGATATGCACACCTACGGGGCGATGCTCATCGGGGGCGTGCTTCGTGACGCAGGATATGAGGTCGAACTGAGAAGAGAACTTGCCGCCGACCCGGACAGCACCGTTCTCCTCTCCCTCTACTCCACCCAGCACCTGATGAACCCGGGCATCAAGGCATTTGTCGCCGGCCACCGGGAGAGGGGCGGTGCCGTCTATGTGGGCGGACCCGTCTCCGCCGCACCGGATATCGTGCTCGGCGAACTCTCCCCCGATGCGGTCTGCGTCGGCGAGGGCGAGGAGACGGTGCTCCGGCTACTGGCGGAAGGTCCGCATGAGGGCATCCCCGGATGTGCATGGATGGAGGCGGATGAGATGCGCTTCACCGGCCCCGCCCCCCCGGCGTCCGTGCACCGCCCCCTGCCCTTCATACCTCCCGGTATCGGCAGCCAGGACATCCGCGGGGCGTCGGCCTATATCGAGAGTCACCGCGGGTGCATCGGCGCCTGCACCTTCTGTCAGGTACCCCGCTTCTTCGGGCGGGAGGTCCGCAGCCGCGATTTGGAGGACGTGCTCGCCGAGGTGCAGGCGTTCAAAGATGCCGGAGCAAAGCGTCTCTCGGTCTCCGGCGGCACCGGGTCGCTCTACTGCTGCGGTCCCGGCGGGGCGGTGAACGACGATGCCTTCGCCGCCCTTCTGGAGGGGATGGCGGAGATCATGGGTCCGAAGAACATCTCATCTCCGGACATCCGGGTGGACTGCATCTCCGACACGGTCCTCGATGCCATCCGCGACTATACAATCGGCTGGGTCTTCTTCGGGCTCGAATCCGGAAGCGACCGCATCCTGCGCCTGATGGGGAAGGGCGTGACCGCCGACGATGCGGGCAGAGGTGTGGAGGCCTGCCGCGAACACGGACTGAAGGTCGCAGGGAGCTTCATCGTCGGATACCCGACGGAAACGGAGGAGGAGTACGAGGAGACGAAGGACTTCATTACGATGTACGGGCTCGACGATGTCTTCGTTTCCATCGCAGAGCCCATCCCCTCGACGCCGCTTGCCGATCTCGTCCTGCGGACGCCCCGGGAGGAGAACCCCGTGTACAGGCCACATGAAGGGGAATACCGATCCCTTCACCTGACCGAGGCCGAGGCACGCTCCTTCGACCTTCAGCAGCACGCGGACCTCTTCAAGCCCGGCCTGCACGTGGTCACCGACGAGGTCTTCTCCGCCTATCTCGCGGGGGTCCGGAAGGACGGCGAGGATGTCCGGCGGGTGACCGAACTGCTCTTCTCCTATTACGGCCGAAAATAGGACCTCATCCGATCTTTTATTATGCCGGAGGACTGATCCTCAGGCTGGTATGGCATGCAGGTAC is a window from the Methanovulcanius yangii genome containing:
- a CDS encoding methyl-coenzyme M reductase glutamine C-methyltransferase — its product is MRVTVISPDMHTYGAMLIGGVLRDAGYEVELRRELAADPDSTVLLSLYSTQHLMNPGIKAFVAGHRERGGAVYVGGPVSAAPDIVLGELSPDAVCVGEGEETVLRLLAEGPHEGIPGCAWMEADEMRFTGPAPPASVHRPLPFIPPGIGSQDIRGASAYIESHRGCIGACTFCQVPRFFGREVRSRDLEDVLAEVQAFKDAGAKRLSVSGGTGSLYCCGPGGAVNDDAFAALLEGMAEIMGPKNISSPDIRVDCISDTVLDAIRDYTIGWVFFGLESGSDRILRLMGKGVTADDAGRGVEACREHGLKVAGSFIVGYPTETEEEYEETKDFITMYGLDDVFVSIAEPIPSTPLADLVLRTPREENPVYRPHEGEYRSLHLTEAEARSFDLQQHADLFKPGLHVVTDEVFSAYLAGVRKDGEDVRRVTELLFSYYGRK